A window from Culex pipiens pallens isolate TS chromosome 3, TS_CPP_V2, whole genome shotgun sequence encodes these proteins:
- the LOC120422890 gene encoding dynein axonemal intermediate chain 4 has translation MDEANQRKSVTFQPKAAPKATKLSEFASNLKQSLTARERQEIVVDEIDYTPRRLAPPQYGEERFEWDQFQQTYPGEQLGETEDAAFKRNSVVSFQLGEEVIPEMEETAQAPDKPEAFDLDQEPDFSGVIDRRSPSLEKDIKTYHVKILITETDDIILFENASHTVLKDSDEAAAVEEQNVHYETKKRSRRTAVANAEAQTPELLHKSRGVNTERIMRQEVASFVSNYDMYDTYNDLERHTKEIDLAEASSSKIEITTYSREGMEDIDEMLNKSDNFHLSSMILQRLLAGNVYREKQKRFRNMYLPDPLNTDARYLYRLDTLWTYKTRETMGKAVASASWCQSDGDIVAIAYGIYGFTAFDDRSTGYVCVWSIKNPVNPERRYIFPVPVTSVAFSKRTPQLLAIGLYDGSVQIRDITDNSQVPVGVSERRTSPGFEPIWDIEWIESEDDKDEILTAAQDGTIMKYTLNIGQFLIGYQQLRLDRVESEIEGIKVDKKRDFLEADRHPQALSLKIHPTKKDIYFVGTDEGCVHRCSINYPYQHSGVTQMHSGGVFSIEYSPWSPKIFLTCGGDWCIRIWIEEIMEPIVTLTTGFGPIQNAFWSPVNSTIIVSITQSSVQLWDLKRRMLKPASSTSFGDSTTSLTVVKFTNCGRSLLVGDSEGRTYICALEDMPFPPHFQYDELQAALYKSLICKPELLKQVKRFGYLGY, from the exons ATGGACGAAGCGAACCAGAGAAAATCCGTCACATTCCAACCGAAAGCGGCCCCAAAAGCAACCAAACTATCCGAATTCGCCTCAAACTTGAAACAATCGCTCACGGCCCGAGAAAGACAGGAA ATTGTTGTCGATGAAATCGATTATACACCCCGGCGGTTGGCACCGCCACAGTACGGCGAGGAGCGGTTCGAGTGGGACCAGTTCCAGCAGACGTACCCTGGGGAGCAGTTGGGTGAGACAGAGGACGCCGCGTTTAAGCGGAACTCCGTTGTTAGTTTTCAGTTGGGCGAAGAAGTGATCCCGGAAATGGAGGAAACTGCACAG GCACCGGATAAACCAGAAGCGTTCGATCTGGACCAGGAGCCGGACTTTAGCGGTGTCATCGATCGGCGCAGTCCGTCGCTGGAGAAGGACATCAAGACGTATCATGTGAAAATCCTGATAACGGAAACCGACGACATAATTCTGTTTGAGAATGCCAGCCATACCGTTTTGAAGGATTCGGACGAAGCGGCCGCGGTCGAGGAGCAAAACGTGCACTACGAGACGAAGAAACGAAGTCGCCGGACGGCCGTGGCCAACGCCGAAGCGCAGACGCCGGAACTACTGCACAAGTCACGTGGCGTCAATACGGAGCGGATCATGAGGCAGGAAGTGGCTTCGTTTGTCTCGAATTACGACATGTACGACACGTACAATGACTTGGAGCGGCACACGAAGGAGATTGATCTGGCGGAAGCTTCCTCGTCCAAGATCGAGATTACGACGTACTCGCGGGAAGGGATGGAAGACATCGACGAGATGCTGAACAAGAGTGACAACTTCCATCTGTCGTCGATGATTCTGCAGAGATTGCTGGCGGGGAATGTGTACCGCGAGAAGCAGAAACGCTTCCGGAACATGTACCTTCCGGATCCGTTGAATACCGACGCGCGATATCTGTACCGATTGGACACACTGTGGACTTACAAGACCAGAGAAACCATGGGTAAGGCGGTTGCAAGTGCCAGCTGGTGTCAATCGGATGGAGACATCGTTGCGATCGCGTACGGAATTTACGGATTCACGGCGTTCGATGATCGTAGCACCGGATACGTGTGCGTTTGGAGCATCAAGAATCCGGTGAATCCCGAGCGCCGTTACATCTTCCCCGTTCCAGTGACTTCGGTAGCATTCTCAAAGCGAACCCCGCAACTGCTCGCGATCGGGCTGTACGATGGATCGGTACAGATCAGGGACATAACAGACAACTCCCAAGTTCCGGTAGGTGTTTCCGAACGAAGGACATCTCCCGGATTTGAACCCATCTGGGATATCGAGTGGATTGAGTCGGAGGATGACAAAGATGAGATATTGACAGCTGCTCAAGACGGCACGATCATGAAGTACACCCTTAACATTGGTCAGTTCTTGATCGGTTATCAACAGCTCCGATTAGATCGCGTCGAGAGTGAAATTGAGGGCATCAAGGTAGACAAGAAACGTGACTTTCTCGAAGCGGACCGCCACCCGCAAGCCCTAAGCCTCAAAATCCACCCAACGAAGAAAGACATCTACTTTGTCGGTACGGACGAGGGTTGCGTTCACCGTTGTTCCATCAACTACCCATACCAGCACTCGGGTGTAACGCAAATGCACAGCGGCGGAGTCTTCTCCATCGAGTACTCACCCTGGAGTCCGAAAATCTTCCTAACCTGCGGCGGAGACTGGTGCATCCGTATTTGGATCGAGGAGATCATGGAACCCATCGTAACACTAACCACCGGATTCGGCCCAATCCAGAATGCCTTCTGGTCGCCAGTCAACTCGACGATCATCGTGAGCATCACACAGAGTTCGGTTCAGCTGTGGGACCTGAAGAGGCGCATGCTGAAGCCGGCTTCGAGCACGAGTTTCGGCGATTCCACGACCTCGCTGACCGTGGTCAAGTTTACCAACTGTGGCCGAAGTCTGCTCGTCGGGGACAGCGAAGGGCGAACGTACATTTGCGCGCTCGAGGATATGCCCTTTCCGCCACACTTTCAGTACGATGAGCTGCAGGCGGCGCTGTACAAGAGTTTGATCTGCAAGCCCGAGCTGCTGAAGCAGGTCAAGCGGTTTGGGTATTTGGGTTATTGA
- the LOC120422837 gene encoding ras-related protein Rab-34 has protein sequence MPIYKKANRRKASSYEVLNNNVDYGTRHIDHLPGPYSPGVASPYAERTDFSERTRRACQTASTSFYLCACKAIFVGDVGTGKSSLVNRFCHEIFDGSYRGTVGVDFEVEKFHVLDHAFSLQIWDTAGHDRFKCIANYYRNTNVIAVVFDMTRAESLMNARRWMDEAMRHNHPGTLKFLVGTKKDLLEFDIHQEIESEAIKMAQELQAEYWSVSAQTGENVTRFFRRVTALAFDGAVQRMMEPNNPVVHPSGNSLLNLYFLKKDEKDKKLKKCSFCRIN, from the exons ATGCCGATCTACAAAAAGGCCAATCGGCGCAAGGCCTCAAGCTACGAGGTGCTCAACAATAACGTGGACTACGGAACGCGCCACATTGACCACCTTCCGGGGCCGTATTCGCCGGGGGTGGCCTCGCCGTACGCGGAACGGACGGATTTCAGTGAGCGTACTAGGCGGGCATGCCAGACCGCGTCGACTTCGTTCTACTTGTGCGCGTGCAAGGCCATCTTCGTTGGGGATGTCGGCACTGGGAAGAGCTCGCTGGTGAATCGATTCTGCCACGAGATCTTCGACGGGTCGTACCGGGGGACGGTTGGCGTGGACTTTGAGGTGGAGAAGTTTCACGTGCTGGACCATGCGTTCAGCTTGCAAAT TTGGGACACAGCAGGCCACGATCGGTTCAAGTGCATTGCCAACTACTACCGGAACACCAACGTGATCGCAGTCGTGTTCGACATGACCAGAGCTGAATCGTTGATGAATGCTCGCCGATGGATGGATGAGGCCATGCGACACAATCATCCGGGGACGTTAAAATTCCTGGTGGGAACCAAAAAGGATCTATTG GAATTCGACATTCACCAAGAAATTGAAAGCGAAGCAATCAAAATGGCACAGGAGCTGCAGGCCGAGTACTGGTCCGTGTCGGCACAAACTGGCGAAAACGTGACCCGATTCTTCCGGCGAGTTACGGCCCTGGCCTTCGACGGAGCTGTGCAGCGAATGATGGAGCCCAACAATCCCGTAGTACACCCCAGTGGCAATAGTCTTCTTA ATCTTTACTTCCTCAAAAAGGACGAAAAggataaaaagttgaaaaagtgttCCTTTTGTAGAATAaactaa